The region CCGTCGTCGCTCTTAAGTATTGGCGGCATTGCCTTTAGCTGGCCGACGTAAAAGAGATTCATCAGAAAGGTCGCGATGATGTCGTCCGCGTGGTGGCCGAGCGCGATCTTTGAACAGCCTTCTTCGACGGCGACGTTGTACAAAATGCCGCGGCGTAGGCGGCTGCAAAGCGAGCAGTACGTCTGGCCTTCGGGAATGTGAGCTGTGACGATCGAAAATGTGTCTTCCTCGACGATGCGGTAGTTTACGCCGATCCTTTTTAGGTAATTCGGCAGGACTTCTTCGGGAAAATCAGGCTGTTTTTGGTCGAGATTGACGGCGAGTATCTCAAATTTGATCGGCGCACGCTTTTGAACATCCAGCAACAGATCGAGCATCGTGTAGCTGTCTTTGCCGCCCGAGAGGCAGACCATTACTTTGTCGCCGTCCTCGATCATCGAAAAATCTTCGACAGCACGGCCCATTTTTTTGAGCAGTTTTCCCTTTGTTTTGGTCTCAGCCTTCAATATTTAACCTCTATATCCCGAAAACCCTAAATTCTGACACGCGCCGCAGGGTTTGACAACCTTAAATTATAACTAGACACGTGACGGAAATGTCATTTATTATATAAGTTAAGACAAACGGGCAAGGTGGGCTGGCGATCATGTGTACATACACTGGATGCCAAAAGGCGGATTTTCAGATCCCGCGCGTTTTTCTATTAAACTACTTCAGCGAGGTTCAAAATAAAAATATGATCAGAATGGGACGCAAAGACGAGCCAGAAACCTACCAGCCGCAAACACCAGTAGCTCCAACAAATCCATACGCAAATGAACCGCAGCCGTCAACGACTCGCGCCCTTTCAGAGAGCGATTCGATGGCACGCGACATTAAAGAAGGCCGTCTAAGCGGCTTCGTCGGACACGGCACGACATTGAGCGGCGAGACGCAATTCCACGCAATGCTGCGTGTTGACGGCCATCTCGTAGGCACCGTTTCGTCCGAGGCCGGTACTCTAATCATCGGAAATAATGGTCAAGTCGATGCAAATATTTCTGTCGCTGCGGCAATGGTAAATGGTTCAGTAAATGGCGATATTGTAGCTACAGAAAAGCTTCAACTGGGCCGAACTGCCCGTGTAATGGGCAATATTTCAAGCCCTCGCCTGATCATCGAGGAAGGAGCGATCCTCGAAGGAAGCTGCAGCATGCTCAAGGCCCGCGAGATCGAAGAAGGCGCGTCTTCGGTTGGTTATGAGGAAGAAGAAGTTATTGTTGTCGAAGAGGTAGAAGAAGACACTCCTTCCTCTCTGTTCGATGATGAAGATGAGGAAGAACAGGCTGGAGCCGCTGGCGTTTGAGATCTAAACACTACGGTTTATTTGAAAAAGGACGGGCAACCCCGTCTTTTTTGTTGTTTAATCTGTCCGCACGCATTATATTAATTGCAGTCCGGCATTATTCTAAATTACAGGAGAAGAAAGACTTATGTGGAACGATTTTAAGGCGTTCATTGCACGAGGCAATGTTCTCGATCTGGCTATCGGCGTTATTCTGGGCGCGGCCTTT is a window of Chloracidobacterium sp. DNA encoding:
- the ttcA gene encoding tRNA 2-thiocytidine(32) synthetase TtcA encodes the protein MGRAVEDFSMIEDGDKVMVCLSGGKDSYTMLDLLLDVQKRAPIKFEILAVNLDQKQPDFPEEVLPNYLKRIGVNYRIVEEDTFSIVTAHIPEGQTYCSLCSRLRRGILYNVAVEEGCSKIALGHHADDIIATFLMNLFYVGQLKAMPPILKSDDGRNTIIRPLAYCQEKEIVAYTTEQKFPIIPCNLCGSQPNLKRARIKRLINELEKETPYIRQTMMTALTNVTGSHLLDNKLYDFRNFEPMIKAIPKGHGSVEKELDDVFDHSDSQFKIQNPEFQSVAAEIIQ
- a CDS encoding polymer-forming cytoskeletal protein; protein product: MIRMGRKDEPETYQPQTPVAPTNPYANEPQPSTTRALSESDSMARDIKEGRLSGFVGHGTTLSGETQFHAMLRVDGHLVGTVSSEAGTLIIGNNGQVDANISVAAAMVNGSVNGDIVATEKLQLGRTARVMGNISSPRLIIEEGAILEGSCSMLKAREIEEGASSVGYEEEEVIVVEEVEEDTPSSLFDDEDEEEQAGAAGV